A genomic stretch from Arvicanthis niloticus isolate mArvNil1 chromosome 12, mArvNil1.pat.X, whole genome shotgun sequence includes:
- the Tbx1 gene encoding T-box transcription factor TBX1 isoform X1, with amino-acid sequence MDARSPLSARASAFSIASLVAAEASEGTAHRGPRPSDRAKLRRLPGSPAGMHFSTVTRDMEAFAASSLSGLGAPSPGADPFGPREPPPPRYDPCAAAPGAPGPPPRTYPFAPAPGAAGSSAAESEGPGVSRTAAAKAPVKKNPKVASVSVQLEMKALWDEFNQLGTEMIVTKAGRRMFPTFQVKLFGMDPMADYMLLMDFVPVDDKRYRYAFHSSSWLVAGKADPATPGRVHYHPDSPAKGAQWMKQIVSFDKLKLTNNLLDDNGHIILNSMHRYQPRFHVVYVDPRKDSEKYAEENFKTFVFEETRFTAVTAYQNHRITQLKIASNPFAKGFRDCDPEDWPRNHRPGALPLVSAFTRSRNPVASPTQPNGADKDAPEARREFDRDSGPAALGDATHPPQLLARVLSPALPGPGGLVPLPGGSGGRHSPPHADLRLEAPGASEPLHHHPYKYPAAAYDHYLGAKSRPAPYPLPGLRGHGYHPHVHPHAHPHHHHHPAVNPAAAAAAAAAANVYSSAAAPPGAYDYCPR; translated from the exons ATGGACGCGCGGAGCCCGCTGTCTGCCCGGGCCAGCGCGTTCAGCATCGCCTCTCTTGTTGCAGCCGAGGCCTCGGAGGGCACCGCCCACCGGGGCCCCAGGCCCTCGGACCGGGCGAAACTTCGCCGGCTACCAGGATCCCCAGCCGGGATGCACTTCAGCACAGTCACCAGGGACATGGAAG CCTTCGCGGCCAGCAGTCTGAGCGGCCTGGGAGCCCCGTCGCCTGGCGCCGACCCGTTCGGCCCTCGCGAGCCGCCGCCACCGCGCTACGATCCCTGCGCTGCCGCCCCCGGTGCCCCGGGCCCGCCGCCGCGCACCTACCCTTTCGCGCCCGCCCCCGGGGCGGCCGGCAGCTCAGCGGCGGAGTCCGAGGGTCCGGGGGTTAGCCGCACGGCCGCGGCCAAGGCGCCGGTGAAGAAGAACCCGAAGGTGGCCAGCGTGAGCGTGCAACTGGAGATGAAGGCGCTGTGGGACGAGTTCAATCAGCTGGGCACCGAGATGATTGTCACCAAGGCAGGCAG acgaATGTTCCCCACCTTCCAAGTGAAGCTTTTTGGAATGGACCCCATGGCTGACTACATGCTTCTCATGGACTTTGTGCCCGTGGATGACAAGCGCTACCG GTATGCCTTCCATAGCTCCTCCTGGCTGGTGGCCGGCAAGGCAGATCCTGCCACACCTGGCCGAGTGCACTACCACCCGGACTCACCGGCTAAAGGCGCACAGTGGATGAAGCAAATTGTGTCTTTCGATAAGCTGAAGCTGACCAATAACCTGCTGGATGACAATGGCCAT ATTATTCTCAACTCCATGCACAGATACCAGCCCCGCTTCCACGTTGTCTATGTGGACCCTCGAAAAGACAGTGAGAAATATGCAGAGGAGAACTTCAAAACTTTTGTGTTTGAGGAGACACGCTTCACTGCAGTCACTGCCTACCAGAATCACCGG ATCACTCAGCTTAAGATTGCCAGCAACCCCTTCGCCAAAGGCTTCCGGGACTGCGATCCGGAGGACTG GCCCCGGAACCACCGGCCCGGAGCACTGCCGCTTGTGAGTGCCTTTACTCGCTCTCGGAATCCCGTGGCTTCCCCGACGCAGCCTAACGGCGCGGACAAAG ACGCGCCAGAAGCCCGGCGCGAGTTCGATCGTGACTCCGGACCCGCAGCTCTGGGCGACGCCACGCACCCGCCGCAGCTGCTGGCGCGCGTGCTGAGCCCCGCTTTGCCTGGGCCTGGCGGCCTCGTCCCGCTGCCCGGCGGATCCGGAGGGCGCCACAGTCCCCCGCACGCCGATCTGCGCCTGGAGGCGCCGGGCGCATCGGAGCCGCTTCACCACCATCCCTACAAGTACCCAGCCGCTGCCTACGACCACTACCTCGGGGCCAAGAGCCGGCCGGCGCCCTACCCGTTGCCAGGCCTGCGCGGCCACGGCTACCACCCGCACGTGCACCCGCACGCGCACccgcaccaccaccaccacccggcggtgaacccggccgccgccgccgctgctgcagcagcagccAACGTGTACTCGTCCGCGGCCGCGCCGCCCGGTGCCTACGACTACTGCCCCAGATAG
- the Tbx1 gene encoding T-box transcription factor TBX1 isoform X2 — translation MHFSTVTRDMEAFAASSLSGLGAPSPGADPFGPREPPPPRYDPCAAAPGAPGPPPRTYPFAPAPGAAGSSAAESEGPGVSRTAAAKAPVKKNPKVASVSVQLEMKALWDEFNQLGTEMIVTKAGRRMFPTFQVKLFGMDPMADYMLLMDFVPVDDKRYRYAFHSSSWLVAGKADPATPGRVHYHPDSPAKGAQWMKQIVSFDKLKLTNNLLDDNGHIILNSMHRYQPRFHVVYVDPRKDSEKYAEENFKTFVFEETRFTAVTAYQNHRITQLKIASNPFAKGFRDCDPEDWPRNHRPGALPLVSAFTRSRNPVASPTQPNGADKDAPEARREFDRDSGPAALGDATHPPQLLARVLSPALPGPGGLVPLPGGSGGRHSPPHADLRLEAPGASEPLHHHPYKYPAAAYDHYLGAKSRPAPYPLPGLRGHGYHPHVHPHAHPHHHHHPAVNPAAAAAAAAAANVYSSAAAPPGAYDYCPR, via the exons ATGCACTTCAGCACAGTCACCAGGGACATGGAAG CCTTCGCGGCCAGCAGTCTGAGCGGCCTGGGAGCCCCGTCGCCTGGCGCCGACCCGTTCGGCCCTCGCGAGCCGCCGCCACCGCGCTACGATCCCTGCGCTGCCGCCCCCGGTGCCCCGGGCCCGCCGCCGCGCACCTACCCTTTCGCGCCCGCCCCCGGGGCGGCCGGCAGCTCAGCGGCGGAGTCCGAGGGTCCGGGGGTTAGCCGCACGGCCGCGGCCAAGGCGCCGGTGAAGAAGAACCCGAAGGTGGCCAGCGTGAGCGTGCAACTGGAGATGAAGGCGCTGTGGGACGAGTTCAATCAGCTGGGCACCGAGATGATTGTCACCAAGGCAGGCAG acgaATGTTCCCCACCTTCCAAGTGAAGCTTTTTGGAATGGACCCCATGGCTGACTACATGCTTCTCATGGACTTTGTGCCCGTGGATGACAAGCGCTACCG GTATGCCTTCCATAGCTCCTCCTGGCTGGTGGCCGGCAAGGCAGATCCTGCCACACCTGGCCGAGTGCACTACCACCCGGACTCACCGGCTAAAGGCGCACAGTGGATGAAGCAAATTGTGTCTTTCGATAAGCTGAAGCTGACCAATAACCTGCTGGATGACAATGGCCAT ATTATTCTCAACTCCATGCACAGATACCAGCCCCGCTTCCACGTTGTCTATGTGGACCCTCGAAAAGACAGTGAGAAATATGCAGAGGAGAACTTCAAAACTTTTGTGTTTGAGGAGACACGCTTCACTGCAGTCACTGCCTACCAGAATCACCGG ATCACTCAGCTTAAGATTGCCAGCAACCCCTTCGCCAAAGGCTTCCGGGACTGCGATCCGGAGGACTG GCCCCGGAACCACCGGCCCGGAGCACTGCCGCTTGTGAGTGCCTTTACTCGCTCTCGGAATCCCGTGGCTTCCCCGACGCAGCCTAACGGCGCGGACAAAG ACGCGCCAGAAGCCCGGCGCGAGTTCGATCGTGACTCCGGACCCGCAGCTCTGGGCGACGCCACGCACCCGCCGCAGCTGCTGGCGCGCGTGCTGAGCCCCGCTTTGCCTGGGCCTGGCGGCCTCGTCCCGCTGCCCGGCGGATCCGGAGGGCGCCACAGTCCCCCGCACGCCGATCTGCGCCTGGAGGCGCCGGGCGCATCGGAGCCGCTTCACCACCATCCCTACAAGTACCCAGCCGCTGCCTACGACCACTACCTCGGGGCCAAGAGCCGGCCGGCGCCCTACCCGTTGCCAGGCCTGCGCGGCCACGGCTACCACCCGCACGTGCACCCGCACGCGCACccgcaccaccaccaccacccggcggtgaacccggccgccgccgccgctgctgcagcagcagccAACGTGTACTCGTCCGCGGCCGCGCCGCCCGGTGCCTACGACTACTGCCCCAGATAG